The Sesamum indicum cultivar Zhongzhi No. 13 unplaced genomic scaffold, S_indicum_v1.0 scaffold00379, whole genome shotgun sequence genome has a window encoding:
- the LOC105180173 gene encoding uncharacterized protein LOC105180173 (The sequence of the model RefSeq protein was modified relative to this genomic sequence to represent the inferred CDS: added 26 bases not found in genome assembly) translates to MSLASNGSRSVDDSNECEASKTAIALYQAREEEIERRKMEVRERVESQLTRAEEETRRLAHVWEELEVLSDPMRKEVAAVRKRIDLANRDLKSLAQICHKKEKEYKEAMEAFQEKNNEKSQLTCTLVELVNQSEKLRMRKLEELTNIVNSNTI, encoded by the exons GTCGGTAGACGACAGCAACGAATGCGAGGCCTCAAAGACGGCGATTGCGTTGTATCAAGCAAGAGAAGAGGAGATTGAGAGGAGAAAAATGGAAGTGAGGGAGAGGGTGGAGTCTCAGCTCACCCGTGCCGAAGAAGAAACCAGACGATTGGCACATGTCTGGGAG GAACTGGAAGTGCTGAGTGATCCCATGAGAAAGGAAGTTGCTGCTGTGCGTAAAAGAATTGATTTGGCTAATCGTGACCTTAAATCCCTTGCACAGATCTGCCACAAGAAA GAAAAGGAGTACAAAGAAGCCATGGAGGCTTTCCAAGAGAAGAACAATGAGAAATCCCAACTTACCTGTACCCTTGTGGag TTGGTGAATCAAAGTGAGAAGTTGAGAATGAGGAAGCTGGAAGAACTCACCAACATTGTCAACTCAAACACTATCTGA